Proteins encoded in a region of the Onychostoma macrolepis isolate SWU-2019 chromosome 20, ASM1243209v1, whole genome shotgun sequence genome:
- the ephx1 gene encoding epoxide hydrolase 1, whose product MYKELAVALGLGAVVALVFLKKRKSVLKAEDGWWGVGACPQGTEDDSIRPFKVETTSEEIEDLHRRLDQTRSFPSLEDSQFNYGFNSKYLEKVVSYWRNDFNWRKQVDKLNKYPHFKTKIEGIDIHYVHVKPKNLAEGTRAVPLMMVHGWPGSFYEFYGIIPLLTEPSSPDDITFEVICPSIPGYGFSEAPHKKGFDGVCAAHIFNKLMKRLGFNQYYVQGGDWGSLITTNMAQMEPNAVKGLHINFAPPGKAGLVMILSILFGRRFPKLFGFTEHDVKRLFPTMEKLVMDAIKESGYMHIQSTKPDTAGRGLNDSPVGLAAYILEKFSTWTDPEFKNLEDGGLERKYSLDDLLTNVMIYWTSRCIISSMRFYKENFGKGLNQPHAKLPVYVPTGVASFPYEVMHSPKLWVTQKYHKLKTYTPMARGGHFAAMEEPQLLAEDVQNFVKIVEKRKKK is encoded by the exons ATGTACAAAGAGTTGGCAGTGGCGTTGGGGCTCGGAGCAGTGGTAGCCCTGGTATTCCTGAAGAAGAGAAAGAGTGTCCTGAAAGCTGAGGATGGGTGGTGGGGTGTGGGAGCTTGTCCCCAAGGAACCGAGGATGACAGTATCCGCCCTTTTAAAGTTGAGACAACTTCGGAAGAGATTGAG GATCTGCACCGCAGGCTAGATCAGACCCGCTCCTTTCCTTCTCTTGAAGACAGTCAGTTTAACTATGGCTTCAACTCCAAATACCTTGAGAAGGTTGTGTCTTATTGGAGGAATGATTTTAACTGGAGGAAACAAGTGGATAAACTGAACAAATACCCTCATTTCAAAACCAAAATCGAAG GTATTGATATTCACTATGTTCATGTGAAACCAAAGAACCTGGCTGAGGGAACCCGTGCTGTGCCTCTGATGATGGTACATGGATGGCCAGGCTCCTTCTATGAGTTTTATGGTATCATCCCCCTGCTTACGGAGCCATCCAGTCCTGATGACATAACCTTCGAAGTCATTTGTCCTTCAATACCTGGTTATGGTTTCTCAGAGGCTCCACACAAGAAAG gtTTTGACGGTGTGTGTGCAgcacacatttttaataaactgatGAAGAGGCTTGGTTTCAACCAGTACTATGTTCAGGGAGGAGACTGGGGCTCACTTATTACCACTAATATGGCCCAGATGGAGCCCAA TGCTGTGAAAGGCCTCCACATTAACTTTGCTCCTCCAGGAAAAGCAGGTCTTGTCATGATATTATCTATACTTTTTGGTCGCCGATTCCCCAAACTCTTTGGCTTCACCGAGCATGATGTGAAACGCCTTTTCCCCACTATGGAAAAGCTTGTAATGGATGCCATAAAGGAGTCTGGATACATGCACATACAGTCCACTAAACCTGATACCGCAG GCCGTGGATTGAATGACTCTCCCGTTGGTTTGGCTGCCTACATTTTGGAGAAATTTTCAACCTGGACTGATCCTGAGTTTAAGAACCTTGAGGATGGTGGGCTGGAGAG GAAGTATTCTCTTGATGACCTCCTGACAAATGTGATGATCTACTGGACCTCTAGGTGCATTATATCCTCCATGCGTTTCTACAAGGAGAACTTCGGCAAAGGCCTGAACCAGCCCCATGCAAA GCTTCCAGTTTACGTTCCGACCGGTGTGGCCTCTTTCCCTTATGAGGTGATGCATTCCCCTAAATTGTGGGTGACACAGAAATACCATAAGCTCAAGACTTACACTCCCATGGCTCGCGGGGGCCATTTTGCTGCTATGGAGGAGCCACAGTTACTGGCAGAGGATGTTCAGAACTTTGTCAAGATTGtggaaaagagaaagaagaaataA